The Haloarcula pelagica genome includes a region encoding these proteins:
- a CDS encoding carboxypeptidase regulatory-like domain-containing protein: MTNTNEKLRSLFLAALMVISVFGGTVALSGNAAAANAPASLQFSASGNADLSLTAGQSSSTDITFDTNNLNDNNSGQTVEFVVSAQDGVEFSNLNSVNTNSVSVSQNGQVNNDGDITFSLQPSSSNVDETITIDGAVVEAPTSTGNYNLTVNVTDTGGNNAENSFEDAFVVGTGSGDQGFLSGRISDQNNNDVPNANITAVRTSDGLTFTTDSNSNGEYTVAVEPGDYNVTVERQGFTTAQAANQAVTSNRTTTANLVITRNINADDIFINESDSAAIADDTDEVSYTVLVTTNDTENGSFVPLDGVDIDASSPSSNVNFTSTTETTNDSGLATFTATSGQVGEFNITFTDQAGNTVNTTATFREARGNANIQGEVTDNESNIVEGATVYAAYPGENQTLAYAQEQAPFLVSPVNSEGKYSIEGITASEGPVNLYVKANGFNRLNETSSTGSYVAANESQDVVANATENHDFTVFPGGPAQEFRLNVTVNDEKSIEVADGSTVIAEVTVESRPEASTEAFQPAPNQEVDVSLTNNLPLEPNNATVTTGPDGTETVEFQATESGTTNVTAETNNSEDDVYNTTGSQQAEVTVFTSAELTGDVVNEDEEELARGQATVELFEYNGTSQEFESTGRTSEIGTTGSYVFTNLRSGNVYQVVAETVTGLRGTATTGPATGPGIPEGTTTNDIVVVGAEPGPADFQVSDLNPQDVTVAQGDTITVTANITNGGLVEGNKTVEFRVGGTTLRSQPVSLNASETTQVRFENISTTDLSPGNYTHGVYTADDSQTATLTVESGQSPPIVDEYRNANGVVDQDGVLDALVDFNSGEITNDQVLDVLVAFNS, translated from the coding sequence ATGACAAACACAAATGAAAAGCTCCGCAGTCTGTTCCTTGCGGCGCTGATGGTGATCTCCGTATTCGGAGGTACCGTCGCGCTCTCGGGGAACGCTGCTGCGGCTAACGCTCCCGCTAGCTTACAGTTTAGTGCTAGTGGGAACGCCGATCTGAGCCTGACTGCAGGCCAGAGTAGTAGTACAGATATAACGTTCGACACAAACAACCTGAACGATAACAACTCAGGACAGACTGTCGAATTCGTTGTGAGCGCACAAGACGGTGTTGAGTTCTCAAACCTCAACAGTGTGAACACCAACAGTGTTTCCGTCAGCCAGAACGGACAGGTGAACAACGATGGTGACATCACCTTCTCGCTCCAGCCGAGTTCGTCGAATGTCGACGAAACGATCACAATCGATGGTGCGGTTGTCGAAGCCCCAACGTCGACAGGCAACTACAACCTCACGGTTAACGTGACCGATACGGGCGGGAACAACGCCGAGAACTCATTTGAGGATGCTTTCGTCGTTGGAACCGGCTCTGGTGACCAAGGCTTCCTCTCCGGCCGTATCTCAGACCAGAATAACAACGATGTTCCAAACGCGAACATCACCGCTGTTCGCACCAGTGACGGCCTGACATTCACCACTGATAGTAATTCCAACGGTGAGTACACTGTTGCTGTTGAGCCCGGTGACTACAATGTCACAGTTGAACGGCAAGGCTTCACTACCGCACAGGCCGCCAACCAGGCCGTTACTTCCAACCGAACAACGACTGCGAACTTGGTAATCACACGTAACATAAACGCTGATGATATATTCATCAATGAGAGTGACTCGGCGGCTATCGCGGATGACACAGACGAAGTGTCTTACACCGTCTTAGTTACCACCAACGACACAGAAAATGGGTCGTTCGTGCCGCTTGACGGCGTTGATATTGACGCCTCCTCGCCGTCGAGTAACGTGAACTTCACCAGCACCACTGAGACGACGAATGACAGTGGACTCGCTACGTTTACCGCCACAAGCGGCCAGGTGGGCGAGTTCAACATCACCTTCACCGATCAGGCAGGCAACACGGTGAACACTACGGCGACCTTCCGCGAGGCACGTGGTAACGCTAACATCCAGGGTGAGGTCACTGACAACGAGAGCAATATTGTTGAGGGCGCGACTGTCTATGCAGCCTACCCTGGCGAAAACCAAACTCTCGCTTACGCCCAGGAGCAGGCACCGTTCCTGGTCAGCCCTGTCAACTCCGAAGGCAAGTACTCGATTGAGGGGATCACAGCTTCAGAAGGTCCGGTTAACCTGTACGTGAAGGCAAACGGGTTCAACCGACTTAACGAAACCAGTTCGACTGGCAGCTACGTGGCGGCCAACGAAAGCCAGGATGTGGTTGCAAACGCAACCGAAAACCACGACTTCACTGTGTTCCCAGGTGGGCCGGCTCAAGAATTCCGCCTGAACGTCACCGTGAACGACGAGAAGTCGATCGAAGTGGCAGACGGTTCAACGGTGATCGCTGAGGTCACGGTTGAGTCTAGACCTGAAGCTTCGACCGAGGCTTTCCAGCCTGCTCCAAATCAAGAGGTAGATGTCTCGCTGACAAATAACCTCCCGCTGGAGCCGAACAACGCGACCGTGACGACTGGACCTGATGGAACGGAAACGGTCGAGTTCCAGGCAACCGAAAGCGGTACCACGAACGTTACCGCGGAAACGAACAACAGCGAGGATGACGTGTACAACACGACCGGAAGCCAGCAGGCGGAAGTGACTGTCTTCACGTCCGCTGAGCTGACTGGTGACGTTGTGAACGAAGACGAAGAGGAACTGGCACGGGGCCAGGCTACAGTTGAACTCTTCGAGTACAACGGCACCAGCCAAGAGTTCGAAAGTACCGGACGAACCTCCGAGATTGGAACCACCGGTTCGTACGTGTTCACAAACCTCCGCTCAGGTAACGTATACCAGGTCGTCGCTGAGACGGTTACTGGTCTGAGAGGTACAGCAACGACCGGACCAGCAACTGGCCCGGGAATTCCGGAAGGTACCACCACGAACGACATTGTTGTGGTGGGCGCCGAGCCGGGTCCGGCTGACTTCCAGGTCTCGGATCTTAACCCGCAGGATGTGACCGTTGCCCAGGGTGACACCATCACCGTGACGGCAAACATCACGAACGGCGGACTGGTTGAGGGTAATAAGACGGTTGAGTTCCGCGTCGGCGGTACGACGCTCAGGAGCCAGCCAGTTTCCCTCAACGCGTCAGAAACAACGCAAGTGAGATTCGAGAATATCAGTACGACGGATCTGTCACCGGGTAACTACACGCATGGCGTGTACACTGCCGATGACAGCCAGACTGCAACGCTAACTGTTGAAAGTGGACAGTCTCCGCCGATCGTTGACGAGTATAGAAATGCTAACGGAGTTGTTGATCAGGACGGAGTCCTTGATGCTCTTGTTGATTTCAACTCCGGTGAAATCACCAACGACCAAGTGCTAGACGTACTTGTTGCGTTCAATAGTTAA
- the csg gene encoding HVO_2072 family ArtA-dependent S-layer glycoprotein — MTNTSKTVQAITMTALMVLSVVAISAPAAAAPGASLSASTDAGTVQPGDTFEVTYTLENTGDDPGPAGAISLDTPSGITAVSASGDGRPALDGSPPSVIFGLLGPVNSGDSVTTTVTYEVDAGASDDDYTVDANGELRDNSTSATDSVSTTVTVSSDTSPEPPETGSRGAGPYDTSTSVGEVGNGATIFQGEDDITFVGDNGDEISPAAIERTAGANEGVPLRLPIPQDQAIGSYSNGAGFTVTVQEPEINTFEIQNNDGADVSGGVLTTDQTEAAAFVEYNFEDAEDVELSVEDENGLDVTDEIVTGVQTRNGDGTISFDPSAVDAGDYTFTISGVEDLDFGDASQSTTVTITSERTASLNLDSEEVVQGENLGFTIEDSPEGNYHAVAISSNQFRDGVSVDQAADIFRNVGDVSESGVLVENGNPEAISSTEADDANADINDVQYAYAIVEIDGGEGVGSIETQYLDSASIDTELYQASGTTVDYAPNGAHIDANLEDTDVSVDDEPSFEVTEGEISLESPTGAYVVGSEVDVNGTANEGVDDVAIYARDNNDFELVTSGEFDNGGTVISVDSDNSFDVEDVTLSDGETGGNDILSLPGTYRLGVIDATDADIDGDGEVDSRLSTSDFNSGVSSTSSIRVTDTELNGTFITYDGDIATQDSQIDVEGTAPGKSNVVIAFVDERGNAQAHVVSVDSDGTFDEEELNIGTLSEGTVSGHIISSGRDGQFGDNNFDEDDFADRIENTYATGSSSGNQVRDRIVANSIDDTASDDLMVTETFRLADGLTSIESINSPAEVGGTFEINGTSNRDPEDTTITVELLDASGESVTLDSTEEWGTDGQWNLSLEVPEGVEPGNYTVESDDGDSTDRVSVQIVEEGSLEEPTPTPAEEPTPTPTEEPTDEPTATPTPTEQPTTEMSTPTDEPTTTSQDGPGFTAVIALVALVAAALLAVRRNN; from the coding sequence ATGACAAACACAAGTAAGACCGTACAGGCGATTACGATGACGGCCCTGATGGTGCTGTCAGTCGTTGCGATCTCCGCACCGGCTGCTGCAGCCCCTGGGGCGTCACTCTCCGCCTCTACCGATGCTGGCACTGTCCAGCCTGGCGACACGTTCGAAGTAACGTATACACTCGAAAATACCGGAGATGATCCGGGTCCAGCCGGCGCCATCTCCCTTGATACCCCATCCGGTATCACTGCGGTTTCCGCAAGTGGTGATGGCCGACCGGCACTTGATGGAAGCCCACCATCCGTCATCTTCGGGCTTCTGGGGCCGGTTAACAGTGGTGACTCAGTTACGACAACTGTCACCTACGAAGTTGACGCTGGTGCCAGTGATGACGATTACACCGTTGATGCCAATGGTGAGCTTCGAGACAACTCAACGAGTGCCACTGACTCGGTGAGTACCACGGTTACCGTCTCGTCGGATACAAGCCCTGAACCGCCTGAAACCGGTTCGCGCGGTGCGGGTCCGTACGACACTTCGACCAGTGTCGGTGAGGTCGGAAACGGAGCAACAATCTTCCAGGGCGAGGATGACATCACGTTCGTCGGCGACAACGGCGACGAGATCTCGCCTGCCGCAATTGAGCGGACTGCCGGTGCGAACGAAGGCGTCCCGCTTCGCCTGCCAATCCCGCAAGATCAGGCGATCGGGAGTTACAGCAACGGCGCTGGCTTTACTGTTACCGTTCAGGAGCCAGAAATCAACACGTTCGAAATTCAGAACAACGATGGAGCGGATGTCAGCGGTGGCGTCCTAACGACTGACCAGACTGAAGCAGCTGCATTCGTCGAATACAACTTCGAGGATGCAGAAGACGTTGAACTGTCTGTTGAGGACGAGAACGGACTTGACGTTACGGATGAGATCGTCACCGGAGTCCAGACGCGTAACGGTGACGGCACCATCTCCTTCGACCCGTCCGCCGTCGACGCTGGTGACTACACGTTCACCATCTCTGGTGTCGAAGATCTCGACTTCGGTGATGCTAGCCAGTCGACAACTGTGACCATTACCTCGGAACGTACGGCCTCGCTGAATCTTGACAGTGAGGAAGTCGTTCAGGGTGAGAACCTCGGCTTCACGATCGAAGATAGCCCTGAAGGAAACTACCACGCAGTTGCTATTAGCAGTAATCAATTCCGCGATGGCGTTTCCGTTGACCAGGCAGCAGATATCTTCCGGAACGTCGGCGATGTTTCGGAATCTGGTGTTCTAGTTGAAAACGGAAACCCTGAAGCGATCTCGTCCACTGAGGCCGACGACGCGAATGCCGACATCAATGACGTTCAGTACGCGTATGCCATCGTTGAGATTGATGGCGGGGAAGGTGTCGGCAGCATCGAAACGCAGTACCTGGATTCAGCTAGTATTGACACTGAACTCTACCAAGCAAGCGGCACTACTGTCGACTACGCCCCGAATGGTGCACACATCGACGCCAACTTAGAAGATACCGATGTGTCTGTTGACGATGAGCCATCCTTCGAAGTGACTGAAGGAGAGATCTCTCTTGAGAGCCCAACCGGTGCGTATGTCGTTGGTTCTGAAGTTGATGTCAACGGTACCGCAAACGAAGGTGTTGACGATGTGGCCATCTACGCACGTGATAACAATGACTTCGAACTCGTCACCAGTGGTGAGTTCGACAACGGTGGCACCGTAATCAGCGTTGACAGTGACAATTCCTTCGACGTGGAGGATGTCACGCTTTCCGACGGTGAGACCGGTGGGAACGACATCCTGTCGCTCCCCGGTACCTACCGTCTTGGTGTCATTGACGCTACCGACGCTGACATTGATGGCGACGGTGAAGTCGACTCACGACTGAGTACTTCCGACTTCAACAGTGGCGTTAGCAGTACCTCGTCGATCCGTGTCACCGATACGGAACTGAACGGTACGTTCATCACCTACGATGGGGACATTGCCACCCAGGATAGCCAGATCGATGTCGAAGGTACGGCACCTGGTAAGAGCAACGTTGTCATCGCCTTTGTCGATGAGCGAGGCAACGCCCAGGCGCACGTGGTTTCCGTTGACAGTGACGGGACATTCGACGAGGAAGAACTCAATATCGGTACCCTGAGCGAAGGAACCGTCTCCGGTCACATCATCTCGTCGGGCCGAGATGGCCAATTCGGTGATAATAACTTCGATGAAGATGACTTTGCAGACCGGATCGAGAACACCTACGCAACGGGTTCGAGTTCCGGTAATCAGGTTCGAGATCGGATCGTCGCCAACAGCATTGACGATACGGCTAGCGATGACCTGATGGTCACGGAAACGTTCCGACTTGCAGACGGCCTTACGTCCATTGAAAGTATCAACAGTCCTGCTGAAGTTGGCGGGACCTTCGAAATCAATGGTACTAGCAACCGTGATCCTGAGGATACCACGATTACAGTTGAGCTGCTCGATGCTTCCGGTGAATCTGTCACTCTTGACAGCACGGAAGAATGGGGCACGGATGGCCAGTGGAACCTCTCTCTTGAAGTTCCTGAAGGCGTTGAGCCCGGTAACTACACCGTCGAATCCGATGATGGTGACAGTACCGACCGTGTGAGCGTCCAGATTGTTGAAGAGGGTTCCCTTGAGGAGCCGACTCCGACGCCGGCCGAGGAGCCGACTCCGACGCCGACCGAGGAGCCGACGGACGAGCCGACGGCAACGCCGACGCCTACGGAGCAGCCGACCACGGAGATGAGCACGCCGACTGACGAACCGACTACCACGTCCCAGGACGGTCCCGGCTTCACCGCTGTGATCGCACTGGTCGCGCTGGTCGCCGCGGCGCTGCTCGCAGTCCGCCGTAACAACTAA
- a CDS encoding helix-turn-helix domain-containing protein yields MCFIKNFYQGDTRKQAGRRVGVSRSTTRRWARVWNDGGPEGLRPSFGGGRPMKLTPAQFDEFCDILEEGRPWTPQAIHALIEDRYGVTYHPAHLSRKLRAAGMNYAKPLPMDPRSPADADETLAERLGQALGEDDHDTEEDDPIVLGFFR; encoded by the coding sequence TTGTGTTTCATCAAGAATTTCTATCAGGGGGATACCCGCAAGCAGGCAGGGCGACGCGTCGGGGTCTCTCGATCCACGACGCGTCGATGGGCTCGCGTGTGGAATGATGGCGGTCCAGAGGGACTCCGCCCGAGCTTCGGCGGCGGCCGGCCGATGAAGCTCACCCCCGCCCAATTTGATGAATTCTGTGATATCCTCGAAGAGGGTCGACCTTGGACACCGCAAGCGATTCACGCCTTGATTGAAGATCGCTACGGCGTTACCTACCACCCGGCGCATCTCAGCCGGAAACTCCGTGCCGCAGGCATGAACTACGCGAAACCGCTCCCGATGGATCCGCGCAGTCCGGCCGACGCAGACGAGACTCTCGCCGAGCGCCTCGGTCAGGCGCTCGGCGAGGACGACCACGATACTGAGGAGGATGACCCCATCGTGTTGGGGTTTTTTCGATGA
- a CDS encoding transposase, translated as MTFLWRSIGFYALTGKSVITFKKRLVKETIVEALEEIREQNPRGRILLVADNYGSHHAKLTQQRAAELGIEFLFIPPYALG; from the coding sequence GTGACGTTTCTGTGGCGGTCGATCGGCTTCTACGCGCTGACTGGCAAGAGTGTGATTACGTTCAAAAAGCGGTTGGTCAAAGAGACAATCGTCGAGGCGTTGGAGGAGATCCGCGAGCAGAATCCGCGGGGCCGGATTCTGCTCGTGGCCGATAACTACGGCTCTCACCACGCGAAACTCACACAGCAACGGGCCGCCGAACTCGGCATCGAGTTCCTCTTCATTCCGCCGTACGCTCTTGGGTAA